A DNA window from Syngnathus typhle isolate RoL2023-S1 ecotype Sweden linkage group LG2, RoL_Styp_1.0, whole genome shotgun sequence contains the following coding sequences:
- the ncoa6 gene encoding nuclear receptor coactivator 6 isoform X5, whose protein sequence is MAHRGTPAQLSQRSEEDLERESDSDRDSGVGDEVDSCHRSPETEEDNHNDATEGTSGPGAHSTVFVAFQGNMEDEDFKMKLDTVLSGIPNMLDMDSKTLQPQHVEPWNSVRVTFNIPRDAAERLRLLAQNHQQQLRELGILSVQIEGEGAINVAGGPNRGQEVRVNGPIGASGQMRMDVGFPSQPGQAGVRMSNPSMVPPGSAMTGQALVPGNSGQMHPRVARPASQTDVMDPMMPGMSVQQQQQLQHQQPGPHGPIPPQAAHHMQALQAGRPINPAALQQLQHHQQQQAQQQAQLSQLGARTPFNPQGQMALPPGWNPSGVLQTSAAQGGPAWRKPPPQAQMVQRPPSLTTVQTPSHPPPPYPFGSQQAGQVFNAMGQGQLQQQQQMAMGQFAAPQPKVPQVGPGGVVGPPRPPPPIPPTSGPQGNLTAKSPGSSSSPFQQGSPGTPPMMAQRPTTPQGFPQGVGSPGRAALNQQGNMQQGFIGMPQHGQPGAQVHPGIPKRPMAYPTQNFAQGQVGTGMPGAPGGGSNQQLQSSQTLTHTGVQQPSSTPNSIHAQPNVMGVQSGHPGQSPGTATGPSMTQQQQPGLQTPILGLQHQAQPVSSSPSQMVQGQGGGQTVLSRPLSQGQRGGMTPPKQMMPQQGQGVIHGQGQMVGGQGHQAMLLQQQQQQQQQQQQNSMMEQMVVNQMQGNKQPFVGKIPSGVMPGQMMRGPSPNVPGNMAQFQGQVGPQQMTPQQQMAHLQQQQLQQQHQLQQQQQQLQQHHHQQMNQQQPQQVPLSVNPNQMMGMHGQQLRLPAGHPLIQQQLQQQQLQQQQKQQQQVLLQQQQQQQQQQQQQQQTAQAHPHQLGDPSSGTGDLGVQQMVPDMQVQQAQGMMGGPQHMQVGNGHFAGHGMNFNSQFPAQVPMGGPCAQAGGFPVSKDVTLTSPLLVNLLQSDISASQFGPGGKQAGGSNQVKPKKKKPARKKKPKDGEGPQQIEGPGSMDVTGTMEDSDLQNFGGEPSLGLDNSGTKLADFPNRPAEANLNQGDQRILQQVPMQFMQQQQQQQQQPQQQQQIQHMQQQIQQQQQQQIQQHQQQIQQQQQQQQIQQQQQIQQQQQIQQQQQIQQQQQIQQQQQIQQQQQIQQQQHIQQQQQMQQQLQQQQMQQQQQMQQLQMQGLQNPQGQQGMTGPQTPAQSQSQVHHQLQQQQGQQQHLQQQQQQQMLMMLKMQQEQKNRMAIVPGGQLPPRVVGNQPEAQRLPVSQQGNMPVMISLQGHAGLAQSPDKTRGMPLIINPQLAGTARRMSLPDPGQGPQSTGSDETTSGIHPKQDRPSGAEMALQSGNGTQQMMANQGSTTHVMKQAPVPSSVAQHTGASPQQQLPTQPQQGAPMSGIHFPNVPTTSQSSRPKTPNRASPRPYHHPLTPTNRPPSTEPSEINLSPERLNASIAGLFPPKINIPLPPRQANLNRGFDQQGLNPTTLKAIGQAPPNLTLPGNNSNSGSGGNNASNSQPPFSTGTGGGGTKPDKQSGGPSKRASPSNSRRSSPASSRKSTTPSPGRQKGPKVAITCPPQPQQLVNAQGQTMMLSPTSVTPNPVSQLSGSMETQQTPSPFHGLQGNPPEGSREGQIMIASEQRQVSQPQPHPQPVRELSAPRMTSPRPPASQQPKSDLELQAVDRQSTHKAPLPESGGTVAVRPAPTSLNQLLDVANKPLRPVHGNMVRDVMTKDSPKSAMDPERQLQLGAEMPAPVATSVTLTESDTKAKPSLSTASSSHSMHPNHVTFNPTPSSNDNPLSSPGITSTLSTTTSLCSTFTNTNVVQSVSPKPATSTQGSHSLAVSSGSNTSCSPSQASVMLKSGAGSKPIPSVHSVIQIPASSSSISPNQITVFVTPNPMTSAPTSQVPASIVSTMVALPNKNIRPQDIRNQTPVTRPAQFITTTPVLFNPIFQVPSTSVSPNTTVVSQSVTMVGPIQVSTTNIQLSTAPSCTQSSGANISASQLARSTVGHLPTVTNVSSATPIGAHSTPQQINHGAPKIENVVEAQKSSPPVSQPSLPSPSTSSSFQAPIASPPCSSPISMNTVGKGLVSAAPTAQIKSKPLQVTIALSGTADSQIPAQVSIVAAPPQVFHPSPSPVVPTEPSVAQTTAATPNLTTPSISSFVSVPAQVPTQAPLPPTTVLSNFTLAATSPNPITSVVGTTTVASSTTLLSTGSPVQNPVSSLVPIVATPGLIHEIPPPNSSAATASRVLLSQTGPGSFEPTVTQAVAPAETIQTTPESVQQDVSQEPVAVAKTSDEVLPSPDPGWAKKRKTPINLVPRAAVEKPKGPSRRSSRAEKEVEEEPVTESAVRKRSARPGTTAATVVKETGASPTQAKRRKSK, encoded by the exons ATGGCTCATCGAGGCACTCCAGCTCAGCTGTCCCAACGGTCCGAGGAGGACCTGGAGCGTGAGAGTGACTCAGATCGGGACTCTGGTGTCGGCGATGAGGTTGACAGTTGCCACAGAAGCCCTGAGACTGAAGAGGACAACCACAATGATGCCACAGAAGGCACAAGTGGGCCAGGAGCGCATTCTACtgtttttgttgcttttcaAGGGAATATGGAAGACGAAGACTTCAAAATGAAACTTGACACTGTGCTCAGTGGTATACCCAATATGCTTGACATGG ACTCAAAGACGCTTCAGCCACAGCATGTCGAGCCGTGGAACAGCGTGCGTGTTACCTTCAACATTCCACGGGATGCTGCTGAACGACTGAGACTGCTGGCTCAgaaccaccagcagcagctccGAGAACTGGGAATTCTTTCAGTGCAAATCGAAG GAGAGGGGGCCATCAACGTTGCAGGGGGACCAAATCGAGGACAAGAAGTACGAGTTAATGGACCAATTGGAGCATCTGGCCAAATGAGAATGGATGTGGGGTTTCCAAGTCAGCCTGGTCAAG CAGGAGTGAGGATGTCAAATCCTTCCATGGTCCCCCCAGGCTCAGCCATGACAGGTCAAGCTCTGGTGCCAGGTAATAGTGGACAGATGCATCCACGTGTCGCAAGACCAGCTTCACAGACAG ATGTCATGGATCCAATGATGCCAGGCATGTCagttcagcagcagcagcagcttcagcaTCAACAGcctggtccccatggccccatTCCTCCCCAGGCTGCCCATCACATGCAGGCTTTGCAGGCTGGCAGACCAATCAACCCTGCTGCTTTACAGCAACTTCAACATCACCAACAGCAACAGGCCCAACAGCAAGCGCAGCTCTCTCAGCTTGGAGCCAGAACCCCATTCAACCCACAAGGCCAAATGGCTTTACCTCCTGGCTGGAACCCTTCTGGAGTCCTCCAGACATCAGCCGCCCAAGGAGGTCCTGCTTGGAGGAAGCCTCCACCTCAAGCTCAGATGGTTCAACGCCCTCCCTCTCTTACTACAGTTCAGACGCCCAGTCACCCGCCACCACCTTATCCATTTGGTAGCCAACAGGCAGGTCAGGTATTCAATGCTATGGGACAAGGACAgttgcagcagcaacaacaaatgGCAATGGGCCAATTTGCTGCTCCTCAGCCTAAAGTTCCACAGGTTGGCCCTGGTGGTGTCGTAGGACCACCGAGACCTCCTCCACCCATTCCACCTACAAGTGGCCCCCAAGGGAATCTAACTGCCAAATCGCCGGGGTCTTCATCATCTCCTTTTCAACAGGGTTCACCTGGAACTCCCCCAATGATGGCTCAGAGGCCTACAACTCCGCAGGGTTTTCCACAGGGTGTTGGCTCACCAGGAAGAGCAGCCCTCAACCAACAAGGTAACATGCAACAAGGATTCATCGGAATGCCCCAACACGGACAACCAGGAGCACAAGTTCATCCAG GTATACCGAAACGGCCAATGGCCTATCCAACCCAAAACTTTGCTCAAGGGCAGGTGGGCACCGGCATGCCAGGAGCCCCCGGTGGAGGATCTAATCAGCAGCTACAGAGCAGCCAAACATTGACCCATACAG GAGTCCAGCAGCCGTCCTCCACACCAAATTCAATCCATGCCCAACCCAACGTTATGGGTGTACAAAGTGGCCATCCAGGTCAGTCCCCAGGTACAGCTACTGGGCCTAGCATGACCCAGCAACAGCAGCCAGGCCTTCAGACCCCGATCTTAGGCCTCCAGCATCAGGCCCAACCCGTGTCCTCCTCCCCCAGCCAGATGGTTCAAGGCCAGGGTGGAGGTCAGACTGTCCTCTCACGGCCCCTCAGTCAAGGGCAGAGAGGAGGGATGACCCCACCCAAGCAAATGATGCCTCAACAAGGCCAGGGGGTGATTCATGGGCAGGGTCAGATGGTTGGAGGCCAAGGGCATCAGGCAATGCtcctgcaacaacaacaacagcagcagcagcagcaacaacagaaTTCCATGATGGAACAAATGGTTGTAAACCAAATGCAAGgcaacaaacaaccatttgtagGAAAAATACCTTCTGGGGTCATGCCTGGCCAGATGATGCGTGGCCCCTCACCAAACGTTCCAGGCAACATGGCTCAGTTCCAGGGCCAGGTTGGCCCACAGCAGATGACACCGCAACAGCAAATGGCCCATCTCCAACAACAACAGTTACAACAGCAGCATCAactgcaacagcagcagcaacagcttcagcaacaccaccaccagcagATGAATCAGCAGCAGCCTCAACAGGTTCCACTTAGTGTCAATCCTAATCAAATGATGGGTATGCATGGGCAACAGTTGAGGCTTCCTGCTGGTCATCCTCTTATCCAACAACAGTTGCAACAGCAGCAGttacagcagcagcagaaacagcagcagcaagtactgttgcagcagcaacagcagcagcagcagcaacaacaacaacaacaacagacagCTCAGGCACACCCACATCAATTGGGAGATCCCAGTAGTGGGACAGGCGATTTGGGGGTCCAACAGATGGTCCCTGATATGCAGGTACAGCAGGCACAAGGCATGATGGGGGGCCCTCAGCACATGCAAGTGGGAAATGGACACTTTGCTGGTCATGGCATGAACTTTAACTCCCAATTCCCGGCTCAGGTTCCAATGGGGGGACCTTGTGCACAGGCAGGTGGTTTCCCTGTCAGTAAAGATGTAACATTGACAAGCCCCCTGCTGGTAAATCTGCTGCAGAGTGATATCTCAGCCAGCCAATTTGGACCAGGAGGAAAGCAAGCAGGCGGGAGCAATCAGGTcaaacccaaaaaaaagaaacctgcaCGAAAGAAGAAGCCAAAAGATGGAGAAGGGCCTCAGCAAATTGAGGGACCTGG tAGTATGGATGTGACTGGTACTATGGAGGATTCTGACCTGCAAAATTTTGGTGGGGAACCGAGTTTAGGCCTGGACAACTCTGGTACAAAGCTCGCTGACTTTCCCAACAGGCCGGCAG AGGCAAATTTGAACCAAG GTGATCAAAGGATACTGCAGCAGGTACCGATGCAATTcatgcagcaacagcagcagcagcaacagcaaccgcaacagcagcaacaaatCCAACACATGCAACAGCAAAttcaacagcaacaacagcagcaaattCAACAGCACCAACAGCAAattcaacaacaacagcagcagcagcaaattcagcagcagcagcaaattcaacagcagcagcaaattcaacagcagcagcaaattcaacagcagcagcaaattcaacaacagcaacaaattcaacaacagcagcaaattcaacaacagcaacacattcaacaacaacagcaaatgCAGCAACAATTACAACAGCAGcagatgcagcagcagcagcagatgcaACAGTTGCAAATGCAAGGTCTCCAAAATCCTCAAGGGCAGCAAGGCATGACAGGACCACAGACCCCGGCTCAAAGCCAATCCCAGGTACACCATCAGCTGCAACAGCAGCAGGGTCAGCAGCAGCATCTACAACAACAG caacagcagcagatgTTGATGATGCTCAAGATGCAGCAAGAGCAGAAGAATCGCATGGCCATCGTTCCAGGAGGTCAACTTCCTCCTCGTGTCGTTGGCAATCAACCTGAGGCACAAAGACTGCCGGTATCACAGCAAGGGAACATGCCTGTTATGATCAGCCTTCAAGGACATGCAGGGTTAGCGCAGTCACCTGACAAAACAAGAGGAATGCCCCTGATCATAAATCCCCAG CTTGCAGGTACTGCTCGACGAATGTCCCTTCCTGATCCCGGCCAGGGTCCCCAAAGCACTGGGTCTGATGAGACAACTTCTGGGATCCACCCCAAGCAGGATAGGCCAAGTGGTGCAGAAATGGCCCTGCAGTCTGGAAACGGCACCCAACAGATGATGGCCAACCAGGGCTCCACAACCCACGTGATGAAGCAAGCCCCTGTTCCGTCATCAGTGGCCCAGCACACTGGAGCCAGTCCTCAACAACAATTGCCCACACAACCTCAACAAGGAGCACCCATGTCCGGTATTCATTTCCCTAACGTTCCAACAACTTCCCAGAGTTCCAGACCAAAAACCCCCAACAGGGCCAGTCCCAGGCCATACCACCACCCCCTCACCCCAACTAATCGTCCACCGAGCACTGAGCCCTCAGAAATCAACCTTTCGCCAGAAAGGCTCAATGCTTCAATTGCTGGGCTATTTCCCCCTAAAATCAACATTCCTCTGCCACCCAGACAGGCAAACCTAAACCGCGGATTTGACCAACAGGGCCTTAATCCCACAACATTGAAAGCCATTGGACAGGCGCCTCCAAACTTGACTTTACCAGGCAACAATAGCAACAGTGGAAGTGGTGGAAATAACGCTAGCAACAGTCAACCACCTTTTTCTACTGGTACGGGTGGGGGAGGCACTAAACCAGACAAGCAGTCTGGAGGACCGAGTAAAAGGGCCAGTCCTAGCAACAGTCGAAGGTCAAGCCCAGCTTCAAGTCGTAAATCAACCACACCAAGTCCTGGAAGACAGAAAGGTCCGAAAGTGGCCATCACATGCCCTCCCCAACCTCAACAGCTGGTTAATGCTCAGGGGCAAACCATGATGCTAAGCCCCACATCAGTAACACCAAATCCAGTATCGCAATTAAGTGGCAGCATGGAGACGCAACAGACTCCGAGTCCCTTCCATGGTTTGCAAGGTAACCCTCCTGAGGGCAGCAGAGAAGGTCAGATAATGATTGCGTCCGAGCAACGTCAGGTATCTCAGCCTCAGCCACATCCTCAGCCTGTGCGGGAGTTATCGGCTCCACGGATGACAAGTCCTCGTCCTCCCGCTTCTCAACAGCCGAAATCCGATTTGGAGTTACAAGCAGTGGATAGGCAGTCAACGCACAAAGCGCCACTGCCAGAGTCTGGAGGAACAGTGGCCGTCAGGCCCGCTCCCACTTCACTCAACCAGCTTCTAGACGTCGCAAACAAACCTCTTCGGCCTGTGCATGGGAATATGGTTAGGGACGTCATGACAAAAGACAGCCCCAAGTCAGCCATGGATCCAGAGAGACAACTTCAGTTAGGTGCAGAAATGCCAGCCCCTGTTGCTACATCTGTCACTCTTACTGAATCAGACACTAAAGCCAAGCCTTCTTTGTCAACTGCATCTAGCAGCCACAGCATGCATCCTAACCATGTGACTTTCAATCCCACCCCCAGCAGTAACGACAACCCATTATCCTCTCCTGGTATCACTTCCACTTTAAGTACAACGACTAGCCTTTGTTCGACCTTCACTAACACAAATGTTGTCCAGAGCGTAAGCCCTAAACCAGCTACTTCCACTCAGGGCAGTCATTCGTTAGCCGTTAGCAGCGGTTCAAACACCAGCTGTAGTCCAAGCCAAGCCAGCGTGATGCTCAAATCTGGCGCGGGCTCGAAACCTATTCCAAGTGTTCACTCCGTCATACAGATTCCTGCTTCGTCCAGTTCCATTTCTCCTAACCAGATCACCGTATTTGTCACACCTAACCCAATGACTTCTGCCCCGACATCTCAAGTTCCTGCATCTATTGTCTCCACAATGGTGGCTCTACCGAACAAAAATATTCGGCCACAGGATATTCGGAATCAGACACCTGTAACTCGACCAGCACAGTTTATCACCACCACCCCTGTGTTGTTCAACCCCATTTTTCAAGTCCCGAGTACATCTGTCTCGCCCAATACCACAGTCGTTTCTCAGTCAGTCACTATGGTGGGACCTATCCAAGTGTCGACGACAAACATCCAACTTTCTACTGCCCCGAGTTGCACACAGTCGTCAGGGGCAAACATAAGTGCATCTCAACTCGCGAGAAGCACTGTTGGACACCTTCCGACTGTCACCAATGTGTCCTCAGCTACCCCAATTGGTGCGCATTCAACTCCTCAGCAAATCAACCACGGGGCCCCCAAAATAGAAAATGTAGTTGAAGCTCAAAAATCAAGTCCACCAGTCAGCCAACCATCTCTTCCAAGCCCTTCAACGTCCTCCTCCTTTCAAGCTCCCATTGCATCTCCACCTTGCTCAAGTCCTATCAGTATGAACACAGTAGGAAAGGGCCTTGTGTCTGCCGCACCCACTGCCCAAATAAAAAGTAAACCTTTGCAAGTGACCATAGCTCTCTCTGGAACAGCTGATTCCCAAATACCTGCTCAGGTATCCATTGTGGCTGCCCCCCCACAAGTCTTCCATCCTTCTCCTAGTCCTGTTGTTCCAACTGAGCCATCAGTGGCCCAAACCACCGCTGCTACTCCAAACCTTACGACACCGTCAATCTCCTCTTTTGTTTCGGTTCCTGCTCAGGTTCCTACCCAGGCTCCATTGCCTCCTACAACTGTACTGTCAAACTTCACCCTGGCTGCAACGTCTCCAAATCCCATCACCAGTGTAGTTGGTACCACCACTGTGGCCTCCTCTACGACCTTGCTCTCTAcaggcagtccagttcaaaatCCAGTATCATCTTTGGTACCAATTGTTGCCACGCCTGGACTGATTCATGAGATCCCACCTCCAAATTCCTCAGCTGCTACCGCCAGCAGAGTTCTTCTTTCTCAGACTGGACCTGGGTCTTTTGAACCCACTGTTACACAAGCAGTGGCTCCTGCTGAAACTATTCAGACCACACCAG AATCTGTTCAGCAAGATGTTTCACAAGAGCCAGTTGCTGTTGCGAAGACAA GTGACGAGGTCTTACCAAGTCCTGATCCAGG ATgggcaaagaaaagaaagacgcCCATCAACTTAGTTCCAAG GGCTGCTGTGGAGAAACCCAAGGGGCCAAGTAGACGTAGCTCACGAGCTGAGAAGGAGGTGGAGGAAGAGCCGGTAACAGAAAGTGCTGTCAGGAAGAGATCGGCACGGCCTGGAACGACTGCTGCGACTGTTGTTAAAG AAACTGGAGCCAGTCCCACCCAGGCCAAACGAAGGAAGTCAAAATAG